A genome region from Candidatus Methylomirabilis tolerans includes the following:
- the dcd gene encoding dCTP deaminase: MSIKSDAWIKRMAVEHQMIAPFEEGQVRNGVISYGLSSYGYDIRVANEFKIFTNVNTTIVDPKNFDERSFVDFKGDVCIVPPNSFALARTVEYFKIPRNVMTVCLGKSSYARCGVILNVTPFEPEWEGFATLEISNTTPLPARIYANEGIAQVLFFESDEPCLVSYADKKGKYQA; this comes from the coding sequence ATGTCGATTAAATCAGATGCGTGGATTAAGCGGATGGCGGTGGAGCATCAGATGATTGCCCCGTTCGAGGAGGGGCAGGTCAGGAACGGGGTGATCTCCTACGGCCTCTCGTCGTATGGGTACGACATCCGGGTGGCGAATGAGTTTAAGATTTTCACCAATGTCAATACGACCATCGTAGATCCGAAGAACTTCGACGAGCGGTCGTTCGTCGATTTCAAGGGTGATGTCTGCATCGTCCCGCCCAACTCATTCGCCCTTGCCAGAACCGTTGAGTATTTCAAGATCCCTCGTAACGTCATGACGGTATGTCTGGGAAAGTCCTCGTATGCACGCTGTGGAGTCATCCTCAATGTGACCCCGTTCGAGCCGGAGTGGGAGGGATTTGCGACCCTCGAAATCAGCAATACGACACCGCTCCCTGCCAGGATCTATGCCAACGAAGGGATCGCGCAAGTACTCTTTTTCGAGAGCGATGAACCATGCCTCGTATCGTACGCAGACAAGAAGGGCAAATATCAGGCC
- a CDS encoding DUF499 domain-containing protein, whose amino-acid sequence MEAWYKVATPRKEVREGRSFNPDEFAIALEQVVAGTAPEDYRDPAQFFARTCFTRALREHSGMVLRRLSGRTENTAPVLTLITQFGGGKTHTLTALYHLAKSRDKAAGFSGVSDLLREAGLSSVPEARVAVFVGNAWDPQPGRETPWIDIARQLAGDKGVEALGQAARTTPPGTEAIARVFQAAGAPVLLLFDEVLNFMNRHRGSAESFHAFIQNLTVATTGTTHGAAMISLPRSQVEMTELDQEWQERISKVVRRVAKDLIANDETEISEVIRRRLFQDLGSEKIRKNVAKAFADWCFERRAQLPPEWMAVDTASTETKAREFLRHRFESCYPFHPATLSVFQRKWQALPQYQQTRGTLAMLAQWISIAAQDAYRKARTEPLITLGSAPLGEPGFRSVVLGQLGESRLVAAIDADIAGEQAHSKALDADTKGPLCDIHRRVGTAILFESSGGQTDKVAHLPELRFALGDPELDTTSVDNAASALESRSYFIRKAGSDGFRIGYLPTMKKVVSDRRASLDEETEVKPAMRKLVEDEFRRGASIPVMPFPSEGAEISDTPRLTLVVADPEVEWAGGGSLRAQLAEWTRQRGKSPRLYPGALVWCLKKPGRDLREKIELWLAWKRVAREVAEGTLGGDFEKTDRAELQSKVKDAEEAAKDGVWGDYRFAVVADGQESDGLKVIDLGAGHSSSGKTQCGRVIEALKSEALLNESVGAGYIERNWPPALKESGAWPLASLRQSFLNGSLTRLIDPDATLRGKIIEFVSRGEFGLASGQGAGGTYERVWFQELVSPDEVAFEPGLFLLRKVAAEALKSGAAPKSTAEPKPQPTPEPVISPEPLGAAEPEPVPGVQTKTIRLVGTIPPEVWNRLGTKILPRLRSGTDLKIGMEFSATVNAASAGSLASELRQILEELGLADLVRIE is encoded by the coding sequence ATGGAAGCCTGGTACAAGGTCGCCACGCCGCGCAAGGAGGTCCGAGAAGGCCGCTCGTTCAATCCTGACGAGTTTGCGATCGCCCTCGAACAGGTCGTAGCCGGGACTGCGCCGGAGGACTACCGCGACCCGGCCCAGTTCTTCGCCCGCACGTGCTTCACGCGGGCGTTGCGTGAGCATAGCGGGATGGTCCTGCGCCGACTCTCGGGCAGGACCGAGAACACTGCGCCGGTGCTCACGCTCATCACTCAGTTCGGCGGCGGCAAGACGCATACACTGACAGCACTCTATCACCTCGCGAAGAGCAGGGACAAGGCAGCCGGGTTCAGCGGCGTCTCCGACTTACTGAGGGAGGCTGGGCTCTCTTCGGTTCCGGAGGCGCGTGTTGCTGTCTTCGTGGGCAACGCCTGGGACCCGCAGCCGGGCCGCGAGACGCCGTGGATCGATATCGCCAGGCAACTCGCAGGCGATAAGGGCGTCGAGGCGCTCGGTCAGGCGGCACGGACCACCCCGCCCGGGACTGAGGCGATTGCGCGGGTCTTCCAAGCGGCCGGGGCGCCGGTGCTCCTGCTCTTTGATGAGGTGCTTAACTTCATGAACCGCCACCGCGGGAGCGCCGAGTCGTTTCATGCCTTCATTCAGAACCTGACTGTGGCGACGACGGGCACGACCCACGGCGCCGCCATGATCAGCCTCCCGCGCAGCCAGGTCGAGATGACCGAGTTGGACCAGGAGTGGCAAGAGCGAATCTCGAAGGTCGTGCGGCGCGTCGCCAAGGATCTGATTGCCAATGACGAGACCGAGATCAGTGAGGTGATCCGGCGGCGGCTCTTTCAGGATCTCGGCAGCGAGAAGATCCGCAAGAATGTCGCCAAGGCCTTTGCCGACTGGTGCTTCGAGCGGCGGGCACAGCTTCCGCCGGAGTGGATGGCCGTGGATACGGCCTCGACCGAGACCAAGGCGCGAGAGTTCCTGCGGCACCGGTTCGAGAGCTGCTATCCATTCCATCCGGCGACGCTCTCGGTGTTTCAGCGCAAGTGGCAGGCCCTGCCACAGTACCAGCAGACGCGCGGTACGCTGGCGATGCTGGCCCAGTGGATCTCGATCGCCGCGCAGGACGCCTACCGCAAGGCGCGCACTGAGCCGCTCATCACGCTGGGCTCTGCGCCGCTCGGCGAGCCGGGCTTCCGGAGTGTGGTACTGGGTCAACTCGGTGAGTCGCGTCTCGTGGCCGCGATCGATGCGGACATCGCCGGCGAGCAGGCGCACAGTAAGGCGCTTGACGCCGATACCAAAGGGCCGCTGTGCGATATCCACCGGCGCGTCGGCACCGCCATTCTCTTCGAATCATCCGGGGGGCAGACCGATAAGGTGGCGCATCTGCCCGAGCTACGCTTCGCCCTCGGCGATCCAGAGTTGGACACGACGTCGGTCGACAATGCGGCATCCGCGCTCGAGAGCCGCTCCTACTTCATCCGCAAAGCGGGCTCGGACGGGTTCCGAATCGGCTATCTGCCCACAATGAAGAAGGTGGTGAGCGACCGGCGCGCGTCACTGGACGAAGAGACGGAGGTTAAGCCCGCTATGCGGAAGCTGGTTGAGGATGAGTTCCGGCGCGGGGCGAGTATTCCCGTGATGCCCTTCCCAAGCGAAGGGGCGGAAATTTCGGACACGCCCAGGCTCACCCTCGTGGTTGCCGATCCCGAGGTGGAGTGGGCCGGCGGCGGATCGCTGCGCGCGCAGCTTGCCGAATGGACTCGCCAGCGCGGCAAGTCCCCGCGGCTCTACCCGGGTGCGCTCGTCTGGTGTCTGAAGAAGCCGGGACGGGACCTGCGGGAGAAAATCGAACTGTGGCTCGCGTGGAAGCGAGTCGCGCGGGAGGTCGCTGAGGGAACGCTCGGCGGCGACTTCGAAAAGACCGACCGGGCCGAGCTCCAGTCGAAGGTCAAGGACGCAGAGGAGGCCGCTAAGGACGGGGTGTGGGGCGACTACCGTTTCGCCGTCGTCGCAGACGGTCAGGAGTCGGACGGACTCAAGGTCATCGACCTGGGGGCGGGGCACTCGTCCAGCGGCAAGACGCAGTGTGGCCGAGTCATCGAGGCGCTCAAGTCCGAAGCCCTGCTCAACGAGTCTGTGGGCGCCGGCTACATCGAGCGCAACTGGCCGCCGGCGCTCAAGGAGTCCGGGGCGTGGCCGCTCGCGAGCCTGCGGCAGAGTTTCCTCAACGGCTCACTCACGCGCCTGATCGATCCAGACGCAACCCTCCGAGGCAAGATCATCGAGTTTGTCAGCCGCGGCGAGTTCGGGCTTGCGTCGGGGCAGGGGGCAGGCGGCACCTACGAGCGGGTATGGTTCCAGGAACTCGTGTCACCCGACGAGGTTGCCTTCGAGCCCGGCCTGTTCCTGCTGAGAAAGGTCGCGGCGGAGGCGCTAAAGTCGGGTGCGGCGCCAAAGTCGACGGCGGAGCCCAAGCCCCAACCCACCCCCGAGCCTGTTATTTCCCCGGAACCACTCGGCGCGGCTGAACCTGAGCCAGTGCCGGGCGTCCAGACCAAGACCATCCGCCTTGTGGGCACCATTCCCCCAGAAGTCTGGAACCGCCTCGGGACGAAGATCCTGCCGAGGCTTCGGTCTGGTACCGACCTCAAGATTGGCATGGAGTTCTCAGCAACGGTTAATGCGGCCAGCGCCGGCAGCCTGGCATCGGAGCTGCGGCAGATCCTGGAAGAGCTCGGACTGGCCGATCTGGTGCGGATTGAGTAG
- a CDS encoding DUF5615 family PIN-like protein produces the protein MRFLADESCDFAAVRALRTAGHDFVTVRDVKPRATDEAVIGLALGESRALLTEDKDFGQLVFASAVESPGVVFIRFPVSARQTMARIVVELVGASAEKITGHFVVVQPGRIRISERTVEK, from the coding sequence ATGCGTTTCCTGGCGGACGAAAGCTGCGACTTCGCTGCTGTCCGTGCATTGCGAACCGCAGGCCATGATTTTGTGACGGTCAGGGATGTGAAGCCCAGAGCGACCGATGAAGCGGTCATCGGGCTTGCCCTCGGGGAATCTCGGGCCTTGCTTACCGAAGACAAGGACTTCGGTCAACTGGTCTTCGCCAGTGCCGTGGAGTCACCCGGTGTTGTGTTCATCCGTTTTCCGGTGAGCGCCCGTCAGACCATGGCGCGGATTGTTGTGGAGTTGGTTGGGGCTAGTGCGGAGAAGATAACGGGACACTTCGTCGTAGTTCAGCCCGGCCGCATTCGAATCTCGGAACGTACTGTGGAGAAATAA
- a CDS encoding DUF433 domain-containing protein — protein sequence MTVTDRIEINPKIMIGKPVIRGTRITVELILHKLGEGASEADLLDAYPGLTPEDIRAAVAYAADTLAHEETILLEPSSKAAEG from the coding sequence ATGACAGTCACCGATCGAATTGAGATCAATCCCAAGATCATGATTGGGAAACCGGTCATCCGGGGGACGCGTATCACCGTCGAACTCATACTACATAAGCTCGGCGAGGGGGCGTCGGAGGCCGATCTCCTCGATGCTTACCCCGGCCTTACCCCGGAGGACATCCGGGCAGCCGTGGCCTATGCGGCTGATACCCTTGCGCACGAAGAGACCATCCTCCTGGAGCCTTCCAGCAAAGCAGCGGAAGGCTGA
- a CDS encoding DUF2283 domain-containing protein — protein MKVTYDQRTDTLSVILRDNVLVAESDEDKPGVILDYDEQGNLVSLEVLDASKRVTEARKIEFQTTA, from the coding sequence ATGAAAGTCACCTATGACCAGAGGACGGACACACTGAGCGTCATCCTAAGGGATAACGTACTGGTTGCCGAGAGCGACGAGGACAAACCGGGTGTGATCCTAGACTACGACGAGCAGGGAAATCTTGTCTCTCTCGAGGTCCTCGATGCTTCGAAGCGGGTTACGGAGGCGCGGAAGATAGAATTTCAGACTACGGCATGA